Part of the Ignavibacteriales bacterium genome is shown below.
CATATCTTTAGTTGAACCAAAAGATGGGGCGAGTGTATCAACAACTAAGGCAGTAATATAAACTCCAACCAAAGATAAAACATATGTTAATACAGCCCACAAAATTCCCGAAGCAACAGGAACATGATAACTAATGAATCCAAGAGAAATACCGAATAAACTAAAACCTATAAATCCCGCAACTGCCGAAATTGCTGCAAGAATGACGGCATACTTAAGAAACATCTCCGCTACCGAACTACTTTCTTGTTTTATTACTTCCCACTCATTTGCAGGTGAAATAATAATGTTTTTTGCCCGTAGAACAAGATTCATTTTTCCTCCTTTGATTTATGAACAAGAAAATGTTTATTAGACTAAAGAATTTTTGTTGCCGTAAATATTTATTCCAACTCTTAAATGAAATGGCAGAGGCAACGTAGAAAATTTTTTCTATATAATCAATTAAATTAT
Proteins encoded:
- a CDS encoding Yip1 family protein; the protein is MNLVLRAKNIIISPANEWEVIKQESSSVAEMFLKYAVILAAISAVAGFIGFSLFGISLGFISYHVPVASGILWAVLTYVLSLVGVYITALVVDTLAPSFGSTKDMVASLKVVVFAYTPTWVAGILNVIPSLGILVTLASIYSLVLMYMGLQKVKDVPKDKMVGYFLVTLAVTIVIYIIIGIIVSAVAFAGLMSSRYY